The bacterium genomic interval GACGCAGGGCACCACGCGGCGGCGGCGCCCGACCGCGCCAGCCGTCCCACGTCGCCGGCGTCCAGATGGACGCAGTGCGCCAGCCAGACGTCTCGGCCGAGCCAGTGGAGGCGGTCCAGCAACTCGACCGGGCGGCAGCCGTAGGTCGCCAGACAGTACGCGGTCTCGTCGGCGGTCTCGGCGATGTGCGTGTGGAGCCGCAGCCCAAGCCGCCTGGCGAGCGCCGCCGAGTCCCGCATCAGGCGGTCGGTGACCGAGAACGGAGAGCACGGCGCGACGGCGACGCGGACCATCGCTCCCGGCCGCGGATCGTGGTGGCGGCGCACGATCTCCTGGGTGTCGGCGAGGATCTCGTCGGCGTCCTGCACCACCTCGTCCGGCGGGAGACCGCCGGCCGATAGCCCGCGGTCCATCGAGCCGCGGGAGGGATGAAATCTGACGCCGATCTCCCGGGCCGCCTCCACCTCGGCATCGAGGATGTCGCGACCGCCGCGCGGGAACAGGTAGTGATGATCCATCGTCGCGGTGCACCCGGACAGCACCAGCTCCGCGAGCGCCACGCGTGCGGCGGCGCGCTCCCATTCCGCATCGAGCCCGGCCCAGACCGGGTAGAGCGCGCGCAGCCAATCGAACAGCCCGCGGTCCTGGGCCCGCACGCGGGTAAGCGCCTGGTACAGATGATGGTGGGTGTTGATCAAACCG includes:
- a CDS encoding 8-oxoguanine deaminase, with the protein product VVTMDDAGTEIRSGSLLIRDGVIAWIGTGEPPDGGPARRVDGRGTVALPGLINTHHHLYQALTRVRAQDRGLFDWLRALYPVWAGLDAEWERAAARVALAELVLSGCTATMDHHYLFPRGGRDILDAEVEAAREIGVRFHPSRGSMDRGLSAGGLPPDEVVQDADEILADTQEIVRRHHDPRPGAMVRVAVAPCSPFSVTDRLMRDSAALARRLGLRLHTHIAETADETAYCLATYGCRPVELLDRLHWLGRDVWLAHCVHLDAGDVGRLARSGAAAAWCPASNLRLGSGVAPVRALHDAGVPVGLAVDGSASNDAGHLLGEARLGLLVARSRPSAGVEGPLMSAREMLRIATRGGAACLGRDDVGILEVGRRGDVALFPVDGVAFAGAEADLVGAVLHCAPQRVRHLIVEGRVVVEGGRLVTADEDEIAATGRRVARRILERTP